From the genome of Duffyella gerundensis, one region includes:
- the pqqE gene encoding pyrroloquinoline quinone biosynthesis protein PqqE: MNKNGSSCVTANKPAVNPPLWLLAELTYRCPLQCPYCSNPLDFAQQENELTTEQWITVFRQARAMGSVQLGFSGGEPLVRKDLPELIAAARDLGFYTNLITSGIGLTEKKLQTFGDAGLDHIQISFQASDETLNAALAGSKKAFQQKLAMAKAVKAQGYPMVLNFVLHRHNIDQIDKIIDLCIELEADDVELATCQFYGWAHINREGLLPSIEQIARAEATVKRYRERMAASGNLTNLLFVTPDYYESRPKGCMGGWGAIFLSVTPDGTALPCHSARQLPVKFPSVLEHDLQHIWYESFGFNRYRGYDWMPEPCRSCPEKEQDFGGCRCQAFMLTGDADNADPVCDKSAHHGKILQAREEANCSSLRVDQLRFRNRVNSNLIFKAGA; encoded by the coding sequence ATGAACAAAAATGGATCGTCCTGCGTGACGGCGAATAAACCCGCCGTCAATCCGCCGCTGTGGCTGCTGGCGGAGCTGACTTATCGCTGTCCGCTGCAGTGTCCCTACTGCTCGAACCCGCTCGATTTTGCCCAGCAGGAGAACGAGCTGACCACCGAGCAGTGGATCACCGTCTTTCGTCAGGCGCGCGCCATGGGCAGCGTCCAGCTCGGTTTTTCCGGCGGCGAGCCGCTGGTGCGCAAAGATCTGCCTGAACTGATCGCCGCGGCACGCGATCTCGGTTTTTATACCAACCTCATCACCTCCGGCATCGGCCTGACCGAGAAAAAGCTGCAAACCTTTGGCGATGCCGGGCTGGACCATATTCAGATCAGCTTCCAGGCGAGCGACGAGACGCTGAACGCCGCGCTGGCGGGCTCTAAAAAAGCCTTTCAGCAGAAGCTGGCGATGGCCAAAGCGGTGAAAGCTCAGGGCTATCCGATGGTGCTGAACTTTGTGCTGCATCGTCACAACATCGACCAGATCGACAAGATTATCGATCTCTGTATCGAGCTGGAAGCGGATGATGTTGAGCTGGCAACCTGTCAGTTTTATGGCTGGGCGCACATCAACCGGGAAGGCCTGCTGCCTTCGATTGAGCAGATCGCCCGCGCAGAAGCGACGGTAAAACGCTATCGCGAACGCATGGCGGCCAGCGGTAATCTCACCAATCTGCTGTTCGTTACGCCCGATTATTATGAGTCGCGGCCAAAAGGCTGCATGGGTGGCTGGGGAGCGATCTTCCTTAGCGTAACGCCGGACGGCACTGCGCTGCCTTGCCACAGTGCTCGTCAGCTGCCGGTGAAATTTCCGTCGGTGCTGGAGCATGACCTGCAGCATATCTGGTACGAATCCTTTGGTTTTAATCGCTATCGCGGCTACGACTGGATGCCAGAGCCCTGCCGCTCCTGCCCGGAAAAAGAACAGGACTTCGGCGGCTGCCGCTGTCAGGCCTTTATGCTTACCGGCGATGCCGATAATGCCGATCCGGTCTGCGATAAATCTGCCCATCACGGCAAGATTTTACAGGCGCGCGAAGAAGCTAACTGCAGCAGCCTGCGCGTTGATCAGCTGCGTTTTCGCAATCGCGTTAACTCCAACCTGATTTTCAAAGCCGGAGCCTGA
- the pqqF gene encoding pyrroloquinoline quinone biosynthesis protein PqqF: MQRASERLANGLRIELISTPAAQQAAALISVECGSFHEPIPGLAHLLEHLLFADSTHFRHQQRLMPWVQGQQGQLNASTHACRSAFFFEVAADQLEAGVARLTDMMAHPLLQQSDIRREAQVIDAECQLLQKESRTQAAAALTSMLAAPAEAQRFQVGNAATFGDDLPALQAALRQLHQRYYVAGNMTLWLQGPHSLETLRQLAQRYGTLLPAGQAETPPLCLQASGASQRLRSASSALRLGWIVADADATTFSLLRQMIVDEASGSLLAQLRDRQLCQAIALDLTIVTPQTTLIVVDFSLLNATDDAATQVESLFYRWVQQLMQQPDAVLQHYAALDRTVFSALSPLRQLRARVLDCVPPASIDEAFLTRWQALLHQCQAASHLRQLSGENITGAPTLCQGFALSLTTLPLSAVPMADADAHFVFFSAPQNRATTETPGGVPVALAHQPQNGEEVTLVLHPAPETGLANCGGEALRMALRTLAGDARHAGVNLCIEPEQGVWLLSLRGQGDALLPVLDALSARLLAMQEPHWQAGRAPAELAVRQAHDGIAIRALLAALPEALQPQAADVSDSWSGMLVGGDAWLHQAIARRLSPLPGWHHPVHPARHAAVARAVATSSRDRAILLFCPVPASARWQLLAQIYEPHFFQQLRVERQVGYVVSCRFHYCAGESGILFALQSPNWEYAALWQAIEDFLHAMTPLLGEVNAQQLDEHYQALMARAEESVRLRWLAAWRGDVERENRVTPDDLLAAHRQLQQLTGWRLSNQPVA; this comes from the coding sequence GTGCAGCGGGCCAGCGAGCGGCTAGCCAATGGGCTGCGCATTGAGCTGATCTCCACGCCCGCGGCGCAGCAGGCCGCGGCGTTGATATCGGTGGAATGTGGCAGTTTCCATGAGCCGATACCCGGCCTCGCGCATCTTCTGGAGCATCTGCTGTTTGCCGACAGCACGCATTTTCGCCACCAGCAACGGCTGATGCCGTGGGTGCAGGGGCAGCAGGGCCAGCTTAACGCCAGTACGCACGCCTGCCGCAGCGCATTCTTCTTTGAAGTTGCCGCCGACCAGCTGGAAGCGGGCGTGGCGCGGCTCACTGACATGATGGCGCATCCGTTGCTGCAGCAATCCGATATCCGCCGTGAGGCACAGGTCATCGACGCCGAGTGCCAGCTGTTGCAGAAAGAGAGCCGCACGCAGGCTGCTGCCGCCCTGACCAGCATGCTTGCGGCGCCTGCCGAAGCGCAGCGCTTTCAGGTTGGCAATGCGGCGACGTTTGGTGACGATCTGCCCGCGCTACAGGCTGCGCTGCGGCAGTTGCATCAGCGCTATTATGTCGCTGGCAACATGACGCTGTGGCTGCAAGGGCCGCACTCGCTGGAGACGCTGCGTCAGCTGGCACAGCGCTACGGCACGCTGTTACCGGCAGGCCAGGCAGAGACGCCGCCTTTATGCTTGCAGGCCAGCGGCGCCAGCCAGCGGTTGCGCTCCGCCAGCAGCGCGCTGCGCCTCGGCTGGATCGTGGCTGACGCCGATGCCACCACCTTTTCGCTGTTACGGCAGATGATCGTCGACGAGGCCAGCGGCAGTCTGCTGGCGCAGCTACGCGATCGTCAGCTTTGTCAGGCGATCGCGCTGGATCTGACGATCGTCACGCCGCAGACCACCCTGATCGTCGTGGATTTCTCCCTGCTTAACGCAACCGATGACGCGGCCACGCAGGTGGAATCGCTGTTTTACCGTTGGGTGCAGCAGTTGATGCAGCAGCCTGACGCCGTCCTGCAGCATTACGCCGCGCTGGATCGCACGGTGTTCAGCGCGCTGTCGCCGCTGCGTCAGCTGCGTGCCCGCGTGCTCGACTGTGTGCCGCCAGCGTCCATCGATGAAGCCTTTCTCACGCGCTGGCAGGCGCTGCTGCACCAGTGCCAGGCGGCTTCTCATCTGCGCCAGCTTAGCGGTGAAAACATCACCGGCGCGCCCACGCTCTGCCAGGGCTTTGCCCTGTCGCTGACCACGCTGCCGCTGAGCGCGGTGCCGATGGCGGATGCGGATGCGCACTTTGTCTTTTTCAGCGCACCACAAAACAGGGCGACAACTGAAACGCCCGGTGGCGTGCCGGTTGCGCTGGCGCATCAGCCGCAGAACGGCGAGGAAGTGACGCTGGTGCTGCATCCGGCACCGGAAACGGGGCTGGCAAACTGCGGCGGCGAAGCGTTACGTATGGCGTTACGCACGCTGGCAGGCGATGCGCGTCATGCTGGCGTCAATCTGTGTATTGAGCCTGAGCAGGGCGTCTGGCTGCTGAGTCTGCGCGGCCAGGGCGATGCGCTGCTGCCGGTATTGGATGCGTTATCGGCGCGGCTGCTGGCGATGCAAGAGCCGCACTGGCAGGCGGGACGAGCGCCCGCCGAGCTGGCCGTACGTCAGGCGCACGACGGTATCGCCATTCGGGCATTGCTGGCCGCGCTGCCTGAGGCGCTGCAACCCCAGGCAGCAGACGTATCAGACAGCTGGAGCGGCATGCTGGTGGGCGGCGATGCGTGGCTGCATCAGGCGATAGCCCGGCGGCTAAGTCCGCTGCCAGGCTGGCATCATCCTGTTCATCCCGCACGCCATGCAGCCGTTGCACGCGCGGTAGCAACCAGCAGCCGCGATCGCGCCATTCTGCTGTTCTGTCCGGTGCCCGCGTCGGCACGCTGGCAGCTCCTGGCGCAGATCTATGAGCCACATTTTTTTCAGCAGCTGCGGGTGGAGCGGCAGGTAGGTTATGTCGTCAGCTGTCGCTTCCATTACTGCGCAGGCGAAAGCGGCATCCTGTTTGCGCTGCAATCACCGAACTGGGAATATGCCGCGCTCTGGCAGGCCATCGAAGATTTCCTGCATGCGATGACGCCGCTGCTCGGCGAGGTCAATGCGCAACAACTTGATGAGCACTATCAGGCGCTGATGGCTCGCGCAGAGGAATCGGTCCGATTGCGCTGGCTGGCGGCGTGGCGTGGCGACGTGGAGCGGGAAAATCGGGTGACGCCGGACGACCTGCTGGCGGCGCATCGGCAGTTGCAGCAGCTAACTGGCTGGCGACTGAGCAATCAGCCCGTGGCGTGA
- the pqqC gene encoding pyrroloquinoline-quinone synthase PqqC, with translation MSHEKAMTPHEFEQALRAKGAYYHIHHPYHIAMHNGQATREQIQGWVANRFYYQTSIPLKDAAIMANCPDPATRRKWVQRILDHDGQGDGEGGIEAWLRLGEAVGLSRELLLSERLVLPGVRFAVDAYVNFARRACWQEAACSSLTELFAPQIHQSRLDSWPQHYPWIEAEGYGYFRSRLSQANRDVEHGLALALEFCDTVEKQQRMLQILQFKLDILWSLLDAMTMAYTLHRPPYHCVTDQPVWHHQRFL, from the coding sequence ATGTCTCATGAAAAAGCGATGACGCCGCACGAATTTGAGCAGGCACTGCGGGCCAAAGGCGCCTATTACCATATTCATCATCCGTACCATATCGCCATGCATAACGGCCAGGCGACGCGCGAGCAGATCCAGGGCTGGGTGGCGAACCGTTTTTACTACCAGACCAGCATTCCGCTGAAGGACGCGGCGATCATGGCGAACTGCCCCGATCCCGCGACGCGCCGTAAATGGGTGCAACGCATTCTCGATCACGACGGTCAGGGCGACGGCGAGGGCGGGATCGAAGCCTGGCTGCGGCTGGGCGAAGCGGTTGGGCTGTCGCGCGAGCTGCTGCTGTCTGAGCGGCTGGTGCTGCCGGGCGTGCGCTTCGCGGTAGATGCCTACGTTAACTTTGCCCGGCGCGCCTGCTGGCAGGAAGCGGCGTGCAGCTCGCTCACCGAACTCTTTGCGCCGCAGATTCACCAGTCGCGCCTCGACAGCTGGCCCCAGCACTATCCGTGGATTGAAGCGGAAGGCTACGGCTATTTCCGCAGCCGTCTGAGCCAGGCGAACCGCGACGTGGAGCATGGTCTGGCGCTGGCGCTGGAGTTTTGTGACACCGTGGAAAAACAGCAGCGCATGCTGCAAATTTTGCAGTTCAAACTCGACATTCTGTGGAGCCTGCTGGATGCCATGACCATGGCGTACACGCTGCATCGTCCTCCTTATCACTGCGTGACCGATCAGCCGGTCTGGCATCATCAGAGGTTTTTATAA
- the pqqD gene encoding pyrroloquinoline quinone biosynthesis peptide chaperone PqqD codes for MVVTTQQVPAFKRGYRLQWEAAQESHVMLYPEGMATLNETAAAILQLVDGKSSVADIVATLNARFPDAGGVDNDVIEFFGRAYEQKWIVLRDGE; via the coding sequence ATGGTTGTTACGACGCAGCAGGTGCCTGCTTTCAAACGCGGTTATCGCCTGCAATGGGAAGCCGCGCAGGAGAGCCACGTGATGCTTTACCCGGAAGGGATGGCCACGCTGAATGAGACCGCCGCTGCTATCTTGCAGTTGGTGGACGGTAAAAGCAGCGTGGCCGATATTGTCGCCACGCTGAATGCCCGCTTCCCCGATGCGGGCGGCGTGGATAATGACGTTATTGAGTTTTTTGGTCGTGCTTATGAACAAAAATGGATCGTCCTGCGTGACGGCGAATAA